A region of Pyxidicoccus parkwaysis DNA encodes the following proteins:
- a CDS encoding cysteine dioxygenase: MGVMTLDALVGLLREEAGGQPGLLRVGERLGGLVVESSSLQPYLHFSRGRYTRNLVYRDSRLEVLLNCWEEGAVSPIHDHDGQECWFSIQSGTFILENYGLVSGGLAAGPALLGPPVVVGPVGAGHVDFRCPEAPIHRVINTQGPAVSLHVYAGPVEQCLVFDSKRQRCAAQQLRYHSVFGRLLTHSEAASSRIRV; the protein is encoded by the coding sequence ATGGGCGTGATGACCCTCGACGCGTTGGTAGGACTCCTCCGGGAGGAGGCGGGCGGGCAGCCGGGCCTGCTGCGCGTGGGCGAGCGGCTCGGGGGGCTGGTGGTGGAGTCCTCGAGCCTCCAGCCGTACCTGCACTTCAGCCGGGGCCGGTACACGCGAAATCTGGTCTACCGGGATTCGCGGCTGGAGGTGCTGCTCAACTGCTGGGAGGAGGGCGCCGTCTCGCCCATCCATGACCACGACGGGCAGGAGTGCTGGTTCAGCATCCAGTCCGGCACCTTCATCCTGGAGAACTACGGGCTCGTGTCCGGCGGCCTGGCCGCGGGGCCGGCGTTGCTGGGGCCTCCGGTGGTGGTGGGGCCGGTGGGCGCGGGCCACGTGGACTTCCGCTGCCCCGAGGCGCCCATCCACCGCGTCATCAACACGCAGGGCCCGGCCGTCTCGCTGCACGTGTACGCGGGGCCGGTGGAGCAGTGCCTCGTATTCGATTCGAAGCGTCAGCGGTGCGCCGCGCAGCAGCTCCGCTATCACTCCGTCTTCGGGCGGCTGCTCACCCACTCGGAAGCCGCGTCTTCGCGGATCCGCGTCTGA
- the sppA gene encoding signal peptide peptidase SppA has translation MKRFLIGSLAFIGAMSVLFVVGLIGLLVLASASGPTVPSNLVLELDLEDPLPEYVLSNSLSGAFGEEPTTVHDVVDALEKAGDDPRVKSLVARVGNPGSPAAAQEIRDAVKAFRAKGKKAVAYADTFGEQDNTTVGYYVASAFDEVYIQPSGDLNITGLTFETPFARDAFAKLGVTPRYHKRAEYKNAVNTYTEQGYNAPHREATERFTQSLFGQVVRGIAEDRKLTEDTVRGLIDRAPLFGQEAVDAKLVDGLRYRDEVMGTVKKDAGPGAELLYVHKYLERAGRPHTSGDTIALVYGVGGVSRGKSQSSPLGGEQVMGGDSVAAALRKAAEDPHVKAIIFRVNSPGGSYVASDTVRREVQRARDAGKPVIVTMGTYAASGGYFVAMDADRIVAQPGTLTGSIGVYAGKFVTQAFWEKLGVNFETISAGRNATMNSSDADFTPEQEARAEAELDFIYKDFTTRAAAGRKMPLDKLQGLARGRVWTGEDALANGLVDALGGYPKALALAKELAKLPSDAPVHVEVYPRKKATSEVLSELLGQKGDNSEDDAASVSAQAPFSALMKSVDAVYSLGARMGLFEHQRASLYSPMPRASWE, from the coding sequence ATGAAACGATTTCTCATCGGCTCGCTGGCCTTCATCGGCGCGATGTCCGTCCTCTTCGTGGTGGGCCTCATCGGCCTGCTGGTGCTCGCGTCGGCGAGCGGCCCCACCGTCCCGTCCAACCTCGTGCTGGAGTTGGACCTGGAGGACCCTCTGCCCGAGTACGTGCTGAGCAACTCGCTCAGCGGGGCCTTCGGCGAGGAGCCCACCACCGTGCATGACGTGGTGGACGCGCTGGAGAAGGCCGGAGACGACCCGCGCGTGAAGTCGCTGGTGGCGCGCGTGGGCAACCCGGGCAGCCCCGCCGCGGCGCAGGAGATTCGCGACGCGGTGAAGGCCTTCCGCGCCAAGGGCAAGAAGGCCGTGGCCTACGCGGACACCTTCGGCGAGCAGGACAACACCACCGTCGGCTACTACGTCGCGTCCGCCTTCGACGAGGTCTACATCCAGCCTTCCGGTGACTTGAACATCACCGGCCTGACTTTCGAGACGCCCTTCGCGCGCGACGCCTTCGCGAAGCTGGGCGTGACGCCGCGCTACCACAAGCGCGCCGAGTACAAGAACGCCGTCAACACGTACACGGAGCAGGGCTACAACGCGCCCCACCGCGAGGCCACCGAGCGCTTCACGCAGAGCCTCTTCGGCCAGGTGGTGCGCGGCATCGCCGAGGACCGGAAGCTCACGGAGGACACGGTGCGCGGCCTCATCGACCGGGCGCCGCTGTTCGGCCAGGAGGCGGTGGACGCGAAGCTGGTGGACGGGCTGCGCTACCGCGACGAGGTCATGGGCACCGTGAAGAAGGACGCGGGCCCCGGCGCGGAATTGCTCTACGTGCACAAGTACCTGGAGCGCGCCGGCCGGCCGCACACGTCCGGGGACACCATCGCCCTCGTGTATGGCGTGGGCGGGGTGTCGCGCGGGAAGAGCCAGTCCAGCCCGCTGGGTGGCGAGCAGGTCATGGGCGGTGACAGCGTGGCGGCCGCGCTGCGCAAGGCGGCCGAGGACCCGCACGTGAAGGCCATCATCTTCCGCGTCAACAGCCCGGGCGGCAGCTACGTGGCCAGCGACACCGTGCGCCGCGAGGTGCAGCGCGCTCGGGACGCGGGCAAGCCCGTCATCGTCACCATGGGCACCTACGCCGCGAGCGGCGGCTACTTCGTGGCCATGGACGCGGACCGCATCGTCGCGCAGCCGGGCACGCTCACCGGCAGCATCGGCGTGTACGCGGGCAAGTTCGTGACGCAGGCCTTCTGGGAGAAGCTCGGGGTCAACTTCGAGACGATTTCCGCGGGCCGCAACGCGACGATGAACAGCTCCGACGCGGACTTCACGCCGGAGCAGGAGGCTCGCGCGGAGGCGGAGCTGGACTTCATCTACAAGGACTTCACCACGCGCGCGGCGGCCGGGCGGAAGATGCCGCTGGACAAGCTGCAGGGGCTGGCCCGGGGCCGCGTGTGGACGGGCGAGGACGCGCTGGCCAACGGGCTGGTGGACGCGCTCGGCGGGTACCCGAAGGCGCTCGCGCTGGCGAAGGAGCTGGCGAAGCTGCCCTCCGACGCTCCCGTGCACGTGGAGGTGTACCCGCGCAAGAAGGCCACGTCCGAGGTGCTGTCCGAGCTGCTCGGCCAGAAGGGGGACAACAGCGAGGACGATGCCGCCTCGGTGAGTGCGCAGGCGCCGTTCAGCGCGCTGATGAAGAGCGTGGACGCGGTGTACTCGCTCGGCGCGCGGATGGGCCTGTTCGAGCACCAGCGCGCCTCCCTCTACTCCCCCATGCCCCGGGCGAGCTGGGAGTAG
- a CDS encoding metallophosphatase domain-containing protein: protein MRLVLLSDTHMHHESLTVPPCDVLIHAGDFTGRGRRNEVEEFLRWFSLCEAREKVLIAGNHDFLCEEAPDLARSLIEQTGARYLQDEEALVAGLRIWGSPITPRFGRWAFNRDRGPDIAAHWKLIPEGLDILITHGPPHGLGDRTWSRVNAGCEDLLARVRQVQPRLHVFGHIHEAHGEYSLPGLSTRFLNVANCRLMPFGVRPPIVVDLEPRPTPGHGDVSSARG, encoded by the coding sequence ATGCGGCTGGTGCTCCTCTCCGACACGCACATGCACCATGAATCCCTGACGGTGCCCCCGTGCGATGTGCTCATCCACGCGGGTGACTTCACCGGCCGGGGACGCCGAAACGAGGTCGAGGAGTTCCTCCGCTGGTTCTCCCTCTGCGAGGCCCGCGAGAAGGTCCTCATCGCAGGCAATCACGACTTCCTCTGCGAGGAGGCTCCCGACCTGGCCCGCTCACTCATCGAACAGACCGGTGCTCGCTACCTCCAGGACGAAGAGGCCCTCGTCGCGGGGCTGCGCATCTGGGGCTCTCCCATCACGCCCCGGTTCGGCAGGTGGGCCTTCAATCGGGACCGGGGCCCGGACATCGCCGCCCACTGGAAGCTCATCCCCGAGGGCCTCGACATCCTCATCACCCACGGCCCTCCTCACGGACTCGGAGACCGGACGTGGAGCCGCGTCAACGCGGGCTGTGAGGACCTGCTCGCTCGCGTCCGCCAGGTCCAGCCCCGCCTCCACGTCTTCGGCCACATCCACGAGGCCCACGGCGAGTACTCGCTCCCCGGCCTCTCCACCCGCTTCCTCAACGTGGCCAACTGCCGCCTGATGCCCTTCGGCGTCCGCCCTCCTATCGTCGTCGACCTGGAGCCTCGCCCCACGCCGGGGCACGGCGATGTCTCCTCGGCCCGGGGCTGA
- a CDS encoding M16 family metallopeptidase — protein sequence MKRRTPPSLLAAVLLAATLGCAQTPAPTALAAPAKSEAKAQALAPAKSEAKAPAPAPVTSVEGITEYQLPNGLRVLLFPDPTKPNVTVNVTYFVGSKHEGYGETGMAHLLEHLMFKGTPTTQNVPQALTERGARPNGTTWMDRTNYYETLPASDDNLRWALGFEADRMVNSFIARKDLDSEMTVVRNEFESGENDPRGILFERVMSASYIWHSYGKATIGARSDLENVPIDRLQDFYRKYYRPDNALLVVAGRFDDAKALSMIQDTFGALKKPATPVPVTYTAEPVQDGEREVTLRRVGDTSILTSLYHVPEGAHPDFAAIDVLTLIMGNNPSGRLYKSLVATKKAARTGASNLQLRDPGVLTFSVEMREDQPVAAAREAFLKTVEDAAKTPFTEEEVNRAKTQLMKSIELTLNNSERAAIQLSEWAATGDWRLFFLHRDRIEAVKPEDVTRVAATYLKPSNRTLGTFVPTAKPDRSEMPPPVDVAKMMDGYKGREAVAQGEVFDPSPANVEARVQRGELPGGVKYALLPKKTRGEMVNVTLNLRWGTEEALRGKTDAAQYAGRMLMRGTTKRGRQQLQDALDKLKARVGVEAGLTGATVSIECPRASLSEALKLMVEVLREPAFDANEFALLKQERLAALESQRSEPETQGSIAFWRAMSAQYPKGHPYYVPTFDERLAGIKDTKLEDARAFHKAYYGASNGELAVVGDFEPKDVVSLAGDLFGGWKSPAPFKRVAQVFTDGGAKLVALETPDKANAYYLAGQSLKLRKDDADWPALMLGNFVLGGGFLNSRLATRIRQQDGLSYGVGSSLDAGDIDAVGNFVTYAIYAPENATRLEAAMREEVTRALQKGFSAEELEKARAGLLEYRQAARSQDGGLARQLAGYLYLGRTLTFDASIEEKLAKLHPEDVRKAMERHLDWAKVLQVRAGDFANAEKKAKASVKAPAAP from the coding sequence ATGAAGCGTCGTACCCCGCCCTCCCTGCTGGCCGCCGTACTCCTGGCCGCCACCCTGGGATGCGCGCAGACCCCTGCTCCCACCGCGCTGGCCGCGCCCGCGAAGAGCGAGGCGAAGGCTCAGGCGCTCGCGCCCGCGAAGAGCGAGGCAAAGGCCCCAGCGCCCGCTCCCGTGACGAGCGTGGAGGGCATCACCGAGTACCAGCTGCCCAACGGCCTGCGCGTGCTCCTCTTCCCGGACCCCACCAAGCCCAACGTCACCGTCAACGTGACGTACTTCGTCGGCTCCAAGCACGAGGGCTACGGCGAGACGGGCATGGCCCACCTGCTCGAACACCTGATGTTCAAGGGCACGCCCACCACGCAGAACGTCCCCCAGGCCCTCACCGAGCGCGGCGCTCGTCCCAACGGCACCACCTGGATGGACCGCACCAACTACTACGAGACGCTCCCCGCCTCGGACGACAACCTGCGCTGGGCCCTCGGCTTCGAGGCCGACCGCATGGTCAACAGCTTCATCGCTCGCAAGGACCTCGACAGCGAGATGACCGTCGTCCGCAACGAGTTCGAGTCCGGCGAGAACGACCCGCGCGGCATCCTCTTCGAGCGCGTCATGTCCGCCTCGTACATCTGGCACAGCTACGGCAAGGCCACCATCGGCGCGCGCTCGGATTTGGAGAACGTGCCCATCGACCGGCTCCAGGACTTCTACCGGAAGTACTACCGCCCGGATAACGCGCTCCTCGTCGTCGCCGGCCGCTTCGATGACGCCAAGGCCCTGTCCATGATTCAGGACACCTTCGGCGCGCTGAAGAAGCCCGCCACGCCCGTGCCCGTCACGTACACCGCCGAGCCCGTCCAGGACGGCGAGCGCGAAGTCACCCTGCGCCGCGTGGGCGACACCTCCATCCTCACCAGCCTCTACCACGTGCCCGAGGGCGCCCACCCCGACTTCGCCGCCATCGACGTGCTCACGCTCATCATGGGCAACAACCCGTCCGGCCGGCTCTACAAGTCGCTCGTGGCGACGAAGAAGGCCGCGCGCACCGGCGCCTCTAACCTGCAACTGAGGGACCCGGGCGTCCTCACCTTCTCCGTGGAGATGCGCGAGGACCAGCCCGTGGCCGCCGCGCGTGAGGCCTTCCTCAAGACGGTGGAGGACGCCGCGAAGACGCCCTTCACCGAGGAGGAGGTCAACCGCGCCAAGACGCAGCTCATGAAGTCCATCGAGCTGACGCTCAACAACTCCGAGCGCGCCGCCATCCAGCTCTCCGAGTGGGCGGCCACCGGCGACTGGCGCCTGTTCTTCCTGCACAGAGACCGCATCGAAGCGGTGAAGCCCGAGGACGTCACGCGCGTGGCGGCCACGTACCTCAAGCCGTCCAACCGCACGCTGGGCACCTTCGTCCCCACGGCGAAGCCGGACCGCTCGGAGATGCCGCCGCCGGTGGACGTGGCGAAGATGATGGACGGCTACAAGGGCCGCGAGGCGGTGGCGCAGGGCGAGGTCTTCGACCCCTCCCCCGCCAACGTCGAGGCGCGCGTGCAGCGCGGCGAGCTGCCCGGCGGCGTGAAGTACGCGCTGCTCCCCAAGAAGACGCGCGGGGAGATGGTCAACGTGACGCTCAACCTGCGCTGGGGCACCGAGGAGGCGCTGCGCGGGAAGACGGATGCGGCGCAGTACGCGGGCCGCATGCTGATGCGCGGCACCACGAAGCGCGGCCGGCAGCAGCTCCAGGATGCGCTCGACAAGCTCAAGGCCCGCGTGGGCGTGGAGGCCGGCCTCACCGGCGCCACCGTGTCCATCGAATGCCCGCGCGCCAGCCTCTCCGAGGCGCTCAAGCTGATGGTCGAGGTGCTCCGCGAGCCCGCCTTCGACGCCAACGAGTTCGCCCTGCTGAAGCAGGAGCGGCTGGCCGCGCTCGAGTCGCAGCGCAGCGAGCCGGAGACGCAGGGCAGCATCGCCTTCTGGCGCGCCATGTCCGCGCAGTACCCGAAGGGCCACCCGTACTACGTGCCCACGTTCGACGAGCGCCTCGCGGGCATCAAGGACACGAAGCTGGAAGACGCGCGCGCCTTCCACAAGGCCTACTACGGCGCATCCAACGGCGAGCTGGCAGTGGTGGGCGACTTCGAGCCGAAGGACGTGGTGTCGCTCGCCGGTGACTTGTTCGGCGGCTGGAAGAGCCCGGCGCCCTTCAAGCGCGTGGCGCAGGTCTTCACCGACGGCGGCGCGAAGCTGGTGGCGCTGGAGACGCCGGACAAGGCGAACGCGTACTACCTGGCCGGGCAGTCGCTGAAGCTGCGCAAGGATGACGCGGACTGGCCGGCGCTGATGCTCGGCAACTTCGTGCTGGGCGGCGGCTTCCTCAACTCGCGGCTGGCCACGCGTATCCGCCAGCAGGACGGCCTGTCCTACGGCGTGGGCAGCAGCCTGGACGCGGGTGACATCGACGCGGTGGGCAACTTCGTCACGTACGCCATCTACGCGCCGGAGAACGCGACGCGGCTGGAGGCGGCGATGCGCGAGGAGGTGACGCGCGCGCTGCAGAAGGGCTTCTCCGCGGAGGAGCTGGAGAAGGCTCGCGCGGGCCTGCTGGAGTACCGGCAGGCGGCCCGCTCGCAGGATGGGGGCCTGGCGCGGCAGCTCGCCGGGTATCTGTACCTGGGTCGCACCCTGACTTTCGATGCGTCGATTGAAGAGAAGCTCGCGAAGCTCCATCCCGAGGACGTGCGCAAGGCGATGGAGCGCCACCTGGACTGGGCGAAGGTGCTGCAGGTGAGGGCGGGTGACTTCGCCAACGCGGAGAAGAAGGCCAAGGCGTCCGTGAAGGCGCCCGCCGCGCCGTGA
- a CDS encoding CotH kinase family protein, whose product MGRGGGHFARGLPWLLVLCMAAVACAPPSGWSVAPPECDDTDSASFVTGFESREGGAPDPFTYVEEDGLPVFHIFMSASLPDEDGYRPARFVYRGRCYVAEMRYRGDTSLEFPKLSLTVDIDGEQRFDEPSLAGGFMGRRKLVLTSPFNDNSYLRARLAFELWNRMSPDHLPVQAYSAVVYMNGRYQGLYTVMDHIDRDYLSAHGLDPGGDLFKAVGGDANFSRLDSMGGQKKKLHQGYEKKAGKPEDGDEAYRTIDALTAFVADATPEQFLAERGDWVDVSDYEDWWILSTLMSAKDSVAKNAYHFRARGTGARFRYIPWDLDTSFGQDWNTTRLHAEDLDPYTRENRVFSRMLEDPAIAGPLRERYRALLQGPLSRDVVLGLIDGYVRELEPAALKDEARWGKEYKSFRSWSWRTDFNDFEGEVAYLRAWVDTRWRVLEESLR is encoded by the coding sequence ATGGGGAGAGGTGGCGGACACTTCGCGCGCGGGCTGCCGTGGCTGCTCGTGCTGTGCATGGCTGCCGTGGCGTGCGCGCCTCCGAGCGGCTGGAGCGTGGCCCCGCCGGAGTGTGATGACACGGACAGTGCCTCCTTCGTGACGGGCTTCGAGTCGCGCGAAGGCGGTGCACCCGACCCCTTCACGTACGTCGAAGAAGACGGCCTGCCCGTGTTCCACATCTTCATGTCGGCCTCGCTGCCGGACGAGGACGGCTACCGTCCGGCGCGGTTCGTCTACCGAGGGCGCTGCTACGTCGCGGAGATGCGCTACCGCGGGGACACCTCGCTGGAGTTCCCCAAGCTCAGCCTCACGGTGGACATCGACGGAGAGCAGCGCTTCGACGAGCCCTCGCTCGCCGGTGGCTTCATGGGCCGCCGCAAGCTGGTGCTCACCAGCCCCTTCAATGACAACTCATACCTTCGCGCGCGGCTCGCGTTCGAGTTGTGGAACCGCATGTCGCCGGACCACCTCCCGGTGCAGGCCTACAGCGCCGTCGTCTACATGAATGGCAGGTACCAGGGCCTCTACACGGTGATGGACCACATCGACCGCGACTACCTCTCCGCGCACGGACTGGACCCGGGTGGAGACCTCTTCAAGGCCGTGGGCGGTGACGCGAACTTCTCGCGGCTCGACTCCATGGGGGGACAGAAGAAGAAGCTGCACCAGGGCTACGAGAAGAAGGCCGGCAAGCCCGAGGACGGTGACGAGGCATACCGCACCATCGACGCGCTCACCGCCTTCGTCGCGGACGCGACTCCGGAGCAGTTCCTCGCGGAGCGCGGCGACTGGGTGGACGTCAGCGACTACGAGGACTGGTGGATTCTGTCCACGCTCATGTCCGCGAAGGACTCGGTGGCGAAGAACGCGTACCACTTCCGGGCGCGCGGAACGGGAGCGCGCTTCCGCTACATCCCCTGGGACCTGGACACCAGCTTCGGGCAGGACTGGAACACGACTCGCCTGCACGCGGAGGACCTGGACCCCTACACGCGGGAGAACCGGGTGTTCTCCCGGATGCTGGAGGACCCGGCCATCGCCGGCCCGCTGCGTGAGCGCTATCGCGCATTGCTTCAAGGTCCGCTGAGCCGGGACGTGGTGCTCGGGCTCATCGACGGGTACGTGCGTGAATTGGAGCCCGCTGCGCTCAAGGACGAGGCGCGCTGGGGCAAGGAGTACAAGAGCTTCCGGAGCTGGAGCTGGCGCACCGACTTCAACGACTTCGAGGGCGAGGTGGCCTACCTGCGCGCCTGGGTGGACACGCGCTGGCGCGTCCTGGAGGAGTCACTTCGCTGA
- a CDS encoding glutathione S-transferase family protein, producing the protein MIDLYTWTTPNGYKVSIALEELGLPYTVHAVDIGKGVQKQPDFLRINPNGRIPAIVDRDAGDFAVFESGAILLYLAEKTGKLMPKDVKGRSLVTQWLMFQMAGVGPMQGQANVFFRYFPEKLQPAIDRYQNETRRLYTVLDTRLKESEYLAGDYSIADIATFPWVRVHDWAGVSVDGLPHLQRWLKAIAERPAVQRGLDVPFSLKDDKRTAEERAKSVQTILQR; encoded by the coding sequence ATGATTGACCTCTACACGTGGACGACGCCCAACGGCTACAAGGTTTCGATAGCGCTGGAGGAGCTGGGGCTGCCCTACACCGTGCACGCGGTGGACATCGGCAAGGGTGTGCAGAAGCAACCGGACTTCCTGCGCATCAACCCGAACGGGCGCATCCCCGCCATCGTCGACCGGGACGCGGGGGACTTCGCCGTCTTCGAGTCGGGCGCCATCCTCCTGTACCTCGCGGAGAAGACGGGCAAGTTGATGCCCAAGGACGTGAAGGGCCGCTCGCTCGTCACCCAGTGGCTGATGTTCCAGATGGCCGGCGTGGGCCCCATGCAGGGACAGGCCAACGTCTTCTTCCGCTACTTCCCGGAGAAGCTCCAGCCCGCCATCGACCGCTACCAGAACGAGACGCGGCGGCTGTACACGGTGCTCGACACGCGACTGAAGGAGAGCGAGTACCTCGCGGGCGACTACAGCATCGCGGACATCGCGACCTTCCCGTGGGTGCGCGTGCACGACTGGGCGGGTGTCTCGGTGGACGGGCTGCCGCACCTGCAACGGTGGCTGAAGGCGATTGCCGAGCGCCCCGCCGTGCAGCGCGGGCTCGACGTGCCCTTCTCGCTGAAGGATGACAAGCGCACCGCCGAGGAGCGCGCGAAGTCCGTGCAGACGATTCTGCAGCGGTAG
- a CDS encoding alpha/beta fold hydrolase, giving the protein MASSAPMASTTRIVQGPAGRLAVTDSGEGGTPVLFVNSNAGRREQWAAQQAHLKQRSVSFDLRGMGESDLDPQGRYGAVDLASDVKAIADALGLERFVLVGHSFGGTVAGEYAIRWPERLAGLVLVDTAGTMPPLPPEQLAWFRDGMRPEKYRDFMDAWFAPILNNAKPRTHELVMQWLHTTPREVVMGAMESILTYNSDRVFERYKGPVHTLVVDAFIQPNAYHLLYPHIPHEVFTGVSHWLMMDEPEQFNARLDAVLAKMK; this is encoded by the coding sequence ATGGCATCGTCCGCGCCCATGGCATCCACCACCCGCATCGTCCAAGGCCCCGCGGGCCGGCTCGCCGTCACCGACTCCGGTGAGGGCGGGACGCCCGTCCTCTTCGTCAACAGCAACGCCGGCAGGCGCGAGCAGTGGGCCGCGCAGCAGGCGCACCTGAAACAGCGCTCCGTGTCCTTCGACCTGCGCGGCATGGGCGAGTCGGACCTCGACCCGCAGGGCCGTTACGGCGCCGTCGACCTGGCCTCGGATGTGAAAGCCATCGCGGACGCACTGGGCCTCGAGCGGTTCGTCCTCGTGGGGCACAGCTTCGGTGGCACGGTGGCGGGGGAGTACGCCATCCGCTGGCCCGAGCGCCTCGCGGGGCTCGTCCTCGTGGACACGGCGGGCACGATGCCGCCGCTACCTCCCGAGCAGCTCGCCTGGTTCCGCGACGGCATGCGTCCGGAGAAGTACCGCGACTTCATGGATGCGTGGTTCGCGCCCATCCTGAACAACGCGAAGCCGCGCACGCACGAGCTGGTGATGCAATGGCTGCACACCACGCCGCGCGAAGTGGTGATGGGCGCGATGGAGAGCATCCTCACGTACAACTCGGACCGCGTCTTCGAGCGCTACAAGGGCCCCGTCCACACGCTCGTCGTGGATGCCTTCATCCAGCCCAATGCCTATCACCTGCTGTACCCGCACATCCCTCACGAGGTCTTCACCGGCGTGAGTCACTGGCTGATGATGGACGAGCCCGAGCAGTTCAACGCCAGGCTCGACGCGGTGCTCGCGAAGATGAAGTGA
- a CDS encoding multidrug effflux MFS transporter: protein MTSPSPDTPTAPRGTLGLELLLGTLTAFAPLSIDMYLPALPRIAEELHSSASLIQLTLASCFAGLALGQLITGPLIDHFGRKRPLQLGLVLYVLGSFGCALAPDALALVGLRFVQALGGAVALVTPRAVVRDLWSGAEAARTMSRLMLVVGVAPVLAPLLGGFVLEHSGWRAIFLVLAGVGTLALLAVVKTLRETAPPRTGAPRTMRSRLGELLGDSEFVGPALAGGFAYAAMFAYIAGSPFVFISLHGVRAQDFGWFFGANAVGLVSLAQLNRKLVKHIPLHRLLRLAVTLHVLTAAGVLVVCWTGFLGLWGLAGALFLFVSTLGLVGPNSAAIALERHAAHAGLASALLGALQFTAAATASWAVSALDDGTALPMGGVVAGAAALAWLAGVFGHRARAKEARAGQGSAVTAPREPERGTA from the coding sequence ATGACGTCCCCCTCGCCTGACACCCCCACCGCGCCGCGCGGCACGCTCGGTCTGGAGCTGCTGCTCGGAACGCTGACGGCCTTCGCCCCGCTGTCCATCGACATGTACCTGCCCGCGCTGCCTCGCATCGCGGAGGAGCTGCATTCGAGCGCGTCGCTCATCCAGCTCACGCTGGCGTCGTGCTTCGCGGGCCTGGCGCTCGGGCAGCTCATCACCGGCCCGCTCATCGACCACTTCGGCCGCAAGCGTCCGCTCCAGCTCGGGTTGGTGCTCTATGTGCTGGGCTCGTTCGGCTGTGCGCTCGCGCCCGACGCGCTGGCGCTGGTGGGGTTGCGCTTCGTGCAGGCGCTCGGGGGCGCGGTGGCGCTCGTGACGCCGCGAGCGGTGGTGCGCGACTTGTGGTCCGGCGCGGAGGCCGCGCGGACGATGTCCCGGCTGATGCTGGTGGTGGGAGTGGCGCCGGTGCTCGCGCCGCTGCTCGGGGGCTTCGTGCTGGAGCACTCGGGCTGGCGCGCCATCTTCCTGGTGCTGGCCGGCGTGGGCACGCTGGCGCTGCTGGCGGTGGTGAAGACGCTGCGCGAGACGGCGCCGCCACGGACGGGAGCGCCACGGACGATGCGCTCGCGGCTGGGCGAGCTGCTCGGGGACTCGGAGTTCGTGGGTCCGGCGCTCGCGGGCGGCTTCGCGTACGCGGCGATGTTCGCGTACATCGCGGGCTCGCCGTTCGTGTTCATCTCCCTCCACGGTGTGAGGGCGCAGGACTTCGGCTGGTTCTTCGGGGCCAACGCGGTGGGGCTGGTGTCCCTGGCGCAGCTCAACCGCAAGCTGGTGAAGCACATCCCACTGCACCGGCTGCTGCGGCTGGCGGTGACGCTGCATGTGCTGACGGCGGCGGGCGTGTTGGTGGTGTGCTGGACGGGGTTCCTCGGGCTGTGGGGCCTGGCCGGCGCGCTGTTCCTGTTCGTGTCGACGCTGGGGCTGGTGGGACCGAACTCGGCGGCGATTGCGCTGGAGCGTCATGCCGCGCACGCGGGCCTCGCGTCGGCGCTGCTCGGCGCGTTGCAGTTCACCGCGGCGGCCACCGCGTCGTGGGCGGTGAGCGCGCTCGATGACGGCACCGCGTTGCCCATGGGCGGCGTGGTGGCCGGCGCGGCCGCGTTGGCGTGGCTCGCGGGAGTCTTCGGGCACCGGGCGCGCGCGAAGGAGGCGAGGGCGGGGCAGGGGAGTGCGGTCACCGCGCCGCGAGAGCCGGAGCGCGGGACGGCTTGA
- a CDS encoding glutathione binding-like protein encodes MIDLYFSPTPNGLKIRLFLEEAGLPYRLVPVRLSAGEQFAPAFLAISPNNKIPAIVDHAPLHGETPLPVFESGAILLYLAEKSGQLLPTDSRARLEAMQWLFWQVAGLGPMAGQAGYFRVYASEPQPAAIERYTREVSRLYGVLNRRLEGRDFLAGGEYSIADIACYPWVVPHAAHGQTLSAFPNVERWFERIQQRPATQRVYDSVEDVYTKKQDLSAEARQVLFQQGTAPAAR; translated from the coding sequence ATGATTGACCTGTACTTCAGCCCCACCCCGAACGGCCTGAAGATTCGACTGTTCCTCGAGGAGGCCGGCCTTCCGTACCGGCTCGTCCCGGTCCGCCTGTCGGCCGGGGAGCAGTTCGCTCCGGCGTTCCTCGCCATCTCTCCGAACAACAAGATTCCGGCCATCGTCGACCACGCACCGCTGCACGGCGAGACGCCGCTGCCGGTGTTCGAGTCCGGCGCCATCCTGCTCTACCTCGCGGAGAAGTCCGGCCAGCTCCTGCCCACGGACAGCCGGGCCCGCCTCGAAGCGATGCAGTGGTTGTTCTGGCAGGTCGCCGGCCTGGGCCCGATGGCGGGGCAGGCGGGCTACTTCCGCGTCTACGCCTCCGAGCCCCAGCCCGCCGCCATCGAGCGCTACACGCGAGAGGTGTCACGGCTCTACGGCGTGCTGAATCGCAGGCTGGAGGGCAGGGACTTCCTCGCGGGCGGGGAGTACTCCATCGCCGACATCGCCTGCTATCCGTGGGTCGTCCCGCACGCGGCGCACGGACAGACGCTCTCGGCCTTTCCCAACGTGGAGCGCTGGTTCGAGCGCATCCAGCAGCGGCCCGCCACCCAGCGCGTCTACGACTCCGTCGAGGACGTGTACACGAAGAAGCAGGACCTGTCCGCCGAGGCCCGCCAGGTGTTGTTCCAACAGGGAACTGCTCCGGCGGCGCGTTGA